In a single window of the Kiloniellales bacterium genome:
- the rsmI gene encoding 16S rRNA (cytidine(1402)-2'-O)-methyltransferase — MTASDPATLYVVCTPIGNLADISRRALEVLQSVDVLACEDTRHSRRIFDHYGLTRPPVVLACHEHNEKAAAQRILALLREGRSVALVSDAGAPGVNDPGYRVITAAVEADIPVRVIPGPSAVITALLCSGLPTASFVFKGFPPRKSSQRRRLLEAEAERPETLIFFESPHRLAGLLADAAAVLGDRTAAVCLELTKLHERVARAGLSELAARFAAQKVKGEATVVIAGQSRKEAQERRRARAREDRKARREDRNA; from the coding sequence ATGACCGCCAGCGACCCGGCAACGCTCTACGTCGTCTGCACGCCGATCGGGAACTTGGCGGACATCTCGCGGCGCGCGCTGGAGGTGCTGCAGAGCGTCGATGTCCTGGCGTGCGAAGACACGAGGCACAGCCGGCGGATCTTCGACCACTACGGCCTCACCCGGCCGCCGGTCGTTCTGGCCTGTCACGAGCACAACGAGAAGGCCGCGGCCCAGCGGATCCTGGCCCTGCTTCGCGAGGGTCGCTCGGTCGCCCTGGTCAGCGACGCCGGAGCACCCGGCGTCAACGATCCCGGGTACCGGGTGATCACCGCCGCCGTCGAAGCCGACATCCCCGTCCGGGTGATCCCGGGGCCGAGCGCCGTGATCACCGCCCTGCTTTGCTCGGGCCTGCCGACCGCCAGCTTCGTCTTCAAGGGCTTCCCGCCGCGCAAGTCCTCGCAGCGGCGGCGCCTGCTGGAGGCCGAGGCCGAGCGGCCGGAGACCCTGATCTTCTTCGAATCGCCGCACCGGCTGGCCGGCCTGCTCGCCGACGCCGCCGCCGTGCTGGGCGACCGGACCGCGGCCGTCTGTCTGGAATTGACCAAGCTGCACGAAAGGGTCGCCCGGGCCGGGCTTTCGGAGCTCGCCGCGCGCTTCGCCGCGCAAAAGGTCAAGGGCGAGGCGACCGTGGTGATCGCCGGTCAGAGCCGGAAGGAGGCGCAGGAAAGAAGGCGCGCCCGCGCCCGCGAAGACCGAAAGGCCCGACGAGAAGACCGGAACGCCTAG
- a CDS encoding phytanoyl-CoA dioxygenase family protein → MKEFYPSDCEMDHPDRTTEDNFRVPFAQALRNTWIEEGILRIPAVYDGPALAALRSALDQAATSGAFATRAGNRGLLEHSAPVRALAVSDPALALARVLIGDEARPVKATLFDKVAEANWTLPWHQDLTVALREVAETPGFSRWSSKSGVVHAEAPLGILRRMVALRLHLDDCDARNGPLLVVPGSHRRGKLGVAAREALPGQSSVRLCEARTGDILAMHPLLLHRSAPAETPSRRRVIHLEYAAASLPQGLSWRYDPLAEAVGRASSGANPSA, encoded by the coding sequence ATGAAGGAATTCTACCCCAGCGACTGTGAAATGGATCACCCTGACAGAACGACCGAAGACAACTTCCGCGTACCCTTTGCCCAGGCGCTGCGCAATACTTGGATTGAGGAGGGAATCCTCAGGATTCCAGCAGTTTACGATGGACCGGCGCTCGCGGCATTGAGATCGGCGCTGGACCAAGCGGCGACGTCCGGAGCCTTCGCCACCCGCGCCGGCAACCGTGGCTTGCTCGAGCACTCCGCGCCCGTCCGGGCGCTGGCCGTTTCGGACCCGGCCCTGGCGCTGGCACGGGTGCTGATCGGCGATGAGGCCCGGCCGGTCAAGGCCACGCTCTTCGACAAGGTCGCGGAGGCCAACTGGACCCTGCCCTGGCACCAGGACTTGACCGTCGCCCTGCGGGAGGTCGCCGAGACGCCCGGGTTTTCGCGCTGGAGCTCGAAGTCCGGTGTCGTCCATGCCGAGGCGCCGCTCGGGATTCTGCGCCGGATGGTCGCCTTGCGGCTGCACCTCGACGACTGCGACGCCCGGAACGGGCCCCTGTTGGTGGTACCCGGCAGCCATCGACGCGGCAAGCTGGGCGTGGCGGCGCGAGAAGCCCTTCCGGGCCAATCGTCCGTCAGGCTCTGCGAGGCCAGGACGGGCGACATCCTGGCCATGCATCCCTTGCTGCTTCATCGCTCGGCGCCGGCCGAGACTCCGAGCCGCCGGCGCGTCATCCACCTAGAGTACGCAGCCGCGTCCCTCCCACAGGGCCTGTCCTGGCGCTACGATCCCTTGGCCGAGGCCGTCGGCCGGGCTTCGAGCGGTGCGAACCCCAGCGCATGA
- a CDS encoding response regulator transcription factor: MASVALATDPALVVVVDDDALFRESLGRNLSDAGFSVIDFGDGVSAVEYFDNGGAADLVLLDWKMPELNGIEVLRMLRERHNDVPVIFLTVLSDQIYEESALLHGAVDFVEKSRSFSILLKRIELITLGTRRGAASAGDMADQHGSMRLSKLELLPDTSRAYWEGRQVDLTLNEFKIVEYMATNAGRDVRYRELYDLIHGKGFVAGAGKEGYRANVRTFIKRIRQKFRDLDPAFEEIENYPGYGYRWRDDKSKTT; this comes from the coding sequence ATGGCTAGTGTTGCCTTGGCGACGGACCCGGCCTTGGTGGTGGTTGTCGACGACGATGCGCTGTTTCGAGAATCGCTGGGGCGAAACCTGTCGGACGCCGGCTTCTCGGTGATCGATTTCGGCGATGGCGTTTCCGCCGTCGAGTACTTCGATAACGGCGGTGCCGCGGATCTGGTCCTGCTCGACTGGAAGATGCCGGAGCTCAACGGCATCGAAGTCTTGCGCATGCTGCGCGAACGGCACAATGACGTCCCCGTCATCTTCCTGACCGTCTTGAGCGACCAGATCTACGAGGAATCGGCGCTGTTGCATGGCGCGGTCGATTTCGTCGAGAAGTCGCGCAGCTTCTCGATCCTGCTGAAGCGTATCGAATTGATCACTTTGGGCACCCGCCGGGGCGCGGCGAGCGCTGGCGACATGGCCGACCAGCACGGCAGCATGCGCCTCAGCAAGCTCGAACTGCTGCCCGATACCAGCCGTGCCTATTGGGAAGGACGCCAAGTCGATCTGACCCTGAACGAATTCAAGATCGTCGAGTACATGGCGACCAATGCAGGCCGCGACGTCCGCTATCGCGAACTCTATGACCTGATTCACGGCAAGGGCTTCGTCGCCGGCGCCGGGAAAGAGGGTTATCGGGCCAACGTGCGCACCTTCATCAAGCGCATTCGCCAGAAGTTCCGTGATCTTGATCCGGCCTTTGAGGAGATCGAGAACTACCCGGGCTATGGCTACCGTTGGCGGGATGATAAGTCTAAGACGACGTGA
- a CDS encoding HAMP domain-containing sensor histidine kinase, translating into MALLVTIFFSVPIILYAQFREGDVQRNKILLDSLETQGRLIARSLEPMLQSFDGNSARVLSEVLVRLGAGEILKIKVLLRPAGQPEPTGFFYVASQPVVPNEYLDQERVELVETGILRLLQNSCEGNQTRAVRYINPAGQEEILTSIIPVNTEAGCWAVITSHASDEWLGASLDLPYWQTPQVRVAAAIYILMALIVLSLFLGIWRSLVRFGRLARDIRTGGPGDRSFAALNSLPELSAVAQEFDSMVESLDASALSIRRAAEENAHAFKTPIAIISQSLEPLRRSINGDDKRTVRAIELIERAIGRLDALVSAARQMDEMSAELIDPPRERTELSTLVEAMLDAYAESFDAKHLRVVRLIEPGIDVLVGSDLLETVMENLLDNAIDFSPLGGELTIGLARQRKMVTLIVADRGPGVDPNDLDRIFERYYSFRTAKETGEHIGEGENFGIGLWLVRRNIEAVGGTVRAENRPEGGLAISVALPLPG; encoded by the coding sequence TTGGCCCTCCTCGTCACGATCTTCTTTTCCGTACCGATCATCCTCTATGCACAGTTCCGTGAAGGCGACGTACAGCGGAACAAAATTCTACTGGACAGCCTCGAGACGCAGGGACGCTTGATCGCCCGCAGCCTCGAGCCGATGCTGCAATCCTTCGATGGCAACTCCGCCCGGGTGCTCAGCGAGGTTCTGGTGCGCCTGGGGGCCGGAGAGATCCTCAAGATCAAAGTGCTTCTGCGGCCGGCGGGCCAGCCGGAGCCGACCGGGTTCTTCTACGTCGCTTCCCAGCCCGTCGTGCCCAACGAATACCTGGACCAGGAGCGGGTCGAGCTGGTCGAGACCGGAATCCTGCGGCTGCTCCAGAACTCCTGCGAAGGCAACCAGACCCGCGCCGTACGCTACATCAACCCGGCCGGCCAGGAGGAGATCCTGACCTCGATCATCCCGGTCAACACCGAAGCCGGGTGCTGGGCGGTGATCACCTCCCACGCCAGCGACGAGTGGCTGGGCGCGAGCCTCGACTTGCCCTATTGGCAGACCCCGCAGGTCCGGGTTGCGGCGGCGATCTACATCCTGATGGCGCTGATCGTCTTGTCGCTCTTTCTCGGCATCTGGCGCAGCCTCGTGCGCTTCGGCCGCCTGGCCCGGGACATCCGGACCGGCGGCCCGGGCGACCGTTCCTTCGCCGCGCTCAACAGCCTGCCCGAGCTCTCCGCGGTCGCCCAGGAGTTCGACTCCATGGTCGAATCCCTCGACGCCTCGGCCCTGTCGATCCGGCGCGCGGCAGAGGAGAACGCCCACGCCTTCAAGACTCCGATCGCCATTATCTCCCAGTCGCTGGAGCCGCTGCGCCGTTCCATCAACGGCGACGACAAGCGCACCGTGCGCGCGATCGAGCTGATCGAGCGGGCCATCGGGCGGCTCGACGCCCTTGTCTCGGCGGCCCGCCAGATGGACGAGATGTCGGCCGAGCTGATCGACCCGCCACGCGAGCGGACCGAGCTCTCGACCCTGGTCGAGGCCATGCTGGACGCCTACGCCGAGTCCTTCGACGCCAAGCACCTGCGCGTGGTCCGCCTGATTGAGCCGGGCATCGATGTCCTGGTCGGCTCGGACCTGCTCGAGACGGTGATGGAGAACCTGCTGGACAACGCCATCGATTTCTCCCCGCTGGGCGGCGAGCTGACCATCGGCCTGGCCAGGCAGCGCAAGATGGTGACCCTGATCGTCGCCGACCGCGGTCCCGGCGTCGATCCCAACGACCTGGACCGGATCTTCGAGCGCTACTATTCCTTCCGCACCGCCAAGGAGACCGGCGAGCACATCGGCGAAGGCGAGAACTTCGGCATTGGTCTCTGGCTGGTACGTCGGAACATCGAGGCCGTCGGCGGCACGGTGCGGGCGGAAAACCGCCCCGAGGGCGGGCTCGCCATCTCCGTCGCCCTGCCGCTCCCCGGCTGA
- a CDS encoding polymer-forming cytoskeletal protein produces MQVLAFLSKQRAMGTSTLACHVAVQAQLTGHGPVTLTGLRHDPILSNWAGLRQGRHPLYEETSLADLGAVLEKQNRAGVRLSVIDCAFEDEDTLFRMAGASDLVVVPTHAATEALAQASGCAALAEQQRKPFIFVINAAELDSEAIGDALGDAAMYLAQHGTVSPVIMPQNDDLGTSIRMGQTIVELNRTSPASSEVARLWDYLLSRLDRVPRQATHSFRASLPNLPVAAEPERKALPVRVLHGALAAGARSFRRLPLPIESGKSLWRDVTTTPSARAFARTLKAQRPSVIGPRAEVVGNLESTGDIHFHAHYEGEIRARTLRVCRDASIRGLIIADAVTVEGAVRGRIRAAKVILTKGASVSGEVLYEKLVVRKGAILDGHCRRVEPVPALAQIKALESA; encoded by the coding sequence ATGCAGGTCCTGGCGTTTCTCTCCAAGCAAAGAGCCATGGGCACCTCGACCCTGGCTTGCCACGTCGCGGTCCAGGCCCAGCTCACCGGGCACGGTCCGGTGACCCTGACCGGCCTTCGGCACGACCCAATCCTGTCGAACTGGGCCGGCCTGCGACAGGGCCGCCATCCCCTCTACGAGGAGACCAGCCTGGCCGACCTGGGAGCGGTCCTGGAGAAGCAAAACCGGGCCGGGGTCAGGCTCTCGGTCATCGACTGCGCCTTCGAGGACGAGGACACCCTGTTCCGCATGGCCGGCGCCTCCGATCTGGTGGTCGTGCCCACCCATGCCGCGACCGAGGCCCTGGCCCAGGCCAGCGGCTGCGCCGCGCTCGCCGAGCAGCAGCGCAAGCCCTTCATCTTCGTGATCAACGCGGCCGAGCTGGACAGCGAGGCCATCGGCGACGCGCTTGGCGACGCCGCGATGTACCTGGCCCAGCACGGCACCGTCTCGCCGGTGATCATGCCCCAGAACGACGACCTGGGCACCAGCATCCGCATGGGCCAGACCATCGTCGAGCTGAACCGGACCTCGCCGGCCTCCTCGGAGGTCGCCCGGCTCTGGGACTACCTGCTGTCCCGCCTCGACCGGGTGCCCCGCCAGGCGACGCATTCCTTCCGCGCCTCCCTGCCGAACCTGCCGGTGGCGGCGGAGCCGGAACGCAAGGCCTTGCCGGTCCGGGTGCTGCACGGCGCCCTCGCCGCCGGCGCCCGGAGCTTCCGCCGCCTGCCCCTGCCGATCGAGAGCGGCAAGAGCCTGTGGCGCGACGTCACCACCACGCCCAGCGCCCGTGCCTTCGCCCGGACCCTCAAGGCCCAGCGGCCCTCGGTCATCGGCCCCAGGGCCGAAGTCGTCGGCAACCTGGAGAGCACCGGCGACATCCACTTCCACGCGCACTACGAAGGCGAGATACGGGCCCGCACTCTGCGGGTCTGCCGGGATGCCTCGATCCGCGGCCTGATCATCGCCGACGCTGTCACCGTCGAGGGCGCCGTGCGCGGCCGGATCCGGGCGGCCAAGGTGATCCTCACCAAGGGCGCCAGCGTGTCCGGCGAGGTGCTTTACGAAAAGCTCGTGGTCCGCAAGGGGGCGATCCTCGACGGCCACTGCCGCCGGGTCGAGCCGGTGCCGGCCCTGGCCCAGATCAAGGCCCTCGAAAGCGCCTGA
- a CDS encoding polymer-forming cytoskeletal protein: MASKQRETPGEFPRPDRREGRGPQPADDLPDLPALPLEQAERAARAHNDRLLMVGPGISVKGRIQSCDRLVVEGQVEATLQADEIDVITGGHFNGDVEVNTAIISGTLTGNVVVRGRLEITETGRVTGRVRYNQLMIHEGGRMSGDVQFQAIDDVLVEASERVRA; encoded by the coding sequence ATGGCATCGAAGCAACGCGAGACTCCTGGCGAATTCCCGCGGCCTGACCGTCGCGAAGGGCGGGGCCCGCAGCCTGCCGACGACCTTCCGGACCTCCCGGCGCTGCCGCTGGAGCAGGCCGAGCGGGCCGCCCGGGCGCATAACGACCGTCTGCTGATGGTCGGGCCGGGCATCTCGGTCAAGGGCCGGATCCAGAGCTGCGACCGCCTGGTCGTCGAAGGCCAGGTCGAGGCCACCCTGCAAGCGGACGAGATCGACGTCATAACGGGCGGCCACTTCAACGGCGACGTCGAGGTCAACACGGCGATCATCTCCGGAACCCTGACCGGAAACGTCGTGGTTCGGGGCCGATTGGAGATCACCGAGACCGGGCGCGTGACCGGCCGGGTCCGCTACAATCAGCTCATGATCCACGAGGGCGGCCGGATGTCCGGCGACGTCCAGTTCCAGGCCATCGACGACGTTCTGGTCGAAGCCTCGGAACGGGTCCGCGCCTGA
- a CDS encoding fatty acid desaturase, with amino-acid sequence MRRSDTRGLLQLGGHLSLIAGTTVLVVLAGSGPWLVPALLAQGTAIVFLFCPVHEAIHRTAFRTRAINDAVAWLCGLALLLPPAFFRAFHLAHHRHTQDPVRDPELAEPKPRSLGAYFRHLTGFAYWRGQITALLRHASGRATEAFVTPRERARVVREARLFLAVYAGIAGLSLWSGSTLALSLWVVPVLLGQPLLRAFLLAEHLGCPESGDMMLNSRTTESNGALRWLAWNMPFHGAHHAYPALPFFALPAAQEILAARASTRASGYLSFHRQVIAGYLSRP; translated from the coding sequence GTGCGCCGCTCGGACACGCGCGGCCTCCTGCAGCTCGGCGGGCACCTCTCGCTGATCGCCGGAACCACGGTGCTGGTTGTACTGGCGGGAAGCGGCCCTTGGCTGGTCCCCGCACTGCTGGCCCAGGGCACCGCTATCGTCTTTCTCTTCTGCCCGGTGCACGAGGCGATCCACCGCACGGCCTTCCGGACCCGGGCGATCAACGATGCCGTGGCCTGGCTCTGCGGCCTGGCGCTCCTCTTGCCGCCGGCCTTCTTCCGGGCCTTTCACCTGGCGCACCACCGCCATACCCAGGATCCGGTCAGGGACCCGGAGCTGGCCGAGCCCAAACCGCGCAGCCTCGGCGCCTATTTCCGACACCTGACTGGCTTCGCCTACTGGCGCGGCCAGATCACGGCCCTGCTGCGCCACGCCTCCGGCCGGGCCACGGAGGCCTTCGTCACGCCGCGGGAACGCGCCCGGGTGGTGAGGGAGGCGCGGCTCTTCCTGGCGGTCTACGCCGGCATCGCCGGGCTCTCGCTCTGGAGCGGCAGCACCCTGGCCCTGAGCCTCTGGGTGGTTCCGGTCCTGCTCGGTCAGCCGCTGCTCAGGGCCTTCCTGCTGGCGGAGCACCTGGGCTGCCCCGAGAGCGGCGACATGATGCTCAACTCCAGGACCACGGAGAGCAACGGGGCGCTGCGCTGGCTTGCCTGGAACATGCCCTTTCACGGGGCGCACCATGCCTATCCCGCCCTGCCCTTCTTCGCCTTGCCGGCGGCGCAGGAGATCCTTGCGGCGCGCGCCTCGACGCGTGCCTCGGGCTATCTGAGCTTCCACAGGCAGGTGATCGCCGGCTACCTGAGCCGGCCTTGA
- the fghA gene encoding S-formylglutathione hydrolase, producing the protein MSEITTVSENRCHGGIQGVYSHESRACNGPMRFAVYQPPQALAGEAVPVLTYLSGLTCTEENFITKAGAQRLAGELGLMVVAPDTSPRGQNLPGEDEAYDFGSGAGFYLDATQAPWNGAYRMYSYVTEELPAALAAGFPRADLARQGITGHSMGGHGALTIALKNPEAYRSVSAFSPIVAPMQVPWGEKALSGYLGDDRAAWADYDSVELIKSGRRTGKILVDQGEADNFLEEQLRPWLLEEACKEAGQALELRIQPGYDHSYYFIQSFIDDHLRHHAALL; encoded by the coding sequence ATGAGCGAGATCACCACGGTCAGCGAGAACCGCTGCCACGGCGGCATCCAGGGCGTCTACAGCCACGAGTCCCGGGCCTGCAACGGCCCCATGCGCTTCGCCGTCTACCAGCCGCCCCAGGCCCTGGCCGGCGAAGCCGTGCCGGTGCTGACCTACCTCTCGGGCCTGACCTGCACCGAGGAGAACTTCATCACCAAGGCCGGCGCCCAGCGCCTGGCCGGCGAGCTCGGGCTCATGGTCGTCGCGCCGGACACCTCCCCGCGCGGCCAGAACCTGCCGGGCGAGGACGAGGCCTACGACTTCGGCAGCGGCGCCGGCTTCTATCTCGACGCGACCCAGGCGCCCTGGAACGGCGCCTACCGCATGTACAGCTACGTCACCGAAGAGCTGCCGGCCGCCCTGGCCGCCGGCTTCCCGCGGGCCGACCTCGCCCGCCAGGGCATCACCGGGCATTCCATGGGCGGCCACGGGGCGCTGACCATCGCGCTCAAGAACCCCGAGGCCTACCGCTCGGTCTCCGCCTTCTCGCCCATCGTCGCGCCCATGCAGGTGCCCTGGGGCGAGAAGGCCCTGAGCGGCTACCTGGGCGACGACCGCGCGGCCTGGGCCGACTACGACAGCGTGGAACTGATCAAGAGCGGGCGCAGGACCGGCAAGATCCTGGTCGACCAGGGCGAGGCGGACAACTTCCTCGAGGAGCAGCTTCGCCCCTGGCTTTTGGAAGAAGCCTGCAAGGAAGCCGGTCAGGCGCTGGAGCTACGGATTCAGCCGGGCTACGACCACTCCTACTACTTCATCCAGAGCTTCATCGACGACCACCTGAGGCATCACGCCGCGCTGCTTTAG
- a CDS encoding S-(hydroxymethyl)glutathione dehydrogenase/class III alcohol dehydrogenase, translating to MDVKAAVAFEAGKPLEIATVQLEGPKDGEVLVEVRATGICHTDEFTRSGADPEGIFPAILGHEGAGVVVETGPGVTSLKKGDHVIPLYTPECRQCEYCLNPKTNLCQAIRATQGQGLMPDGTSRFSLDGKPIYHYMGTSTFANYTVLPEIALAKIREDAPFDKVCYIGCGVTTGIGAVINTAKVEPGSNVVVFGLGGIGLNVIQGARMVGADKIVGVDLNPGKKALAEKFGMTHFVNPKDIDGDVVAHLVELTGGGADYSFECIGNVTTMRQALECCHKGWGVSVIIGVAGAGQEIATRPFQLVTGRVWKGTAFGGARGRTDVPQIVDWYMEGKVNIDDLITHTMPLEEINSAFDLMHEGVSIRSVVIY from the coding sequence ATGGACGTCAAGGCAGCGGTGGCTTTCGAAGCCGGGAAGCCCTTGGAGATCGCCACGGTGCAGCTCGAGGGGCCGAAGGACGGCGAGGTCCTGGTCGAGGTCAGGGCGACAGGCATCTGCCACACCGACGAATTCACCCGTTCGGGCGCGGATCCCGAGGGCATCTTTCCGGCGATCCTCGGGCACGAGGGCGCGGGCGTCGTGGTCGAGACCGGGCCGGGCGTCACCAGCCTGAAGAAAGGCGACCACGTCATTCCGCTCTACACGCCGGAGTGCCGGCAGTGCGAGTACTGCCTGAACCCCAAGACCAACCTCTGCCAGGCGATCCGCGCGACCCAGGGCCAGGGCCTGATGCCCGACGGTACCAGTCGCTTCTCGCTCGACGGCAAGCCGATCTACCACTACATGGGCACCTCGACCTTCGCCAACTACACGGTGCTGCCCGAGATCGCGCTGGCGAAGATCCGCGAGGACGCGCCTTTCGACAAGGTCTGTTACATCGGCTGCGGGGTGACCACCGGCATCGGCGCGGTGATCAACACCGCCAAGGTCGAGCCCGGCTCCAACGTTGTGGTCTTCGGCCTCGGCGGCATCGGCCTAAACGTCATCCAGGGCGCGCGCATGGTGGGCGCCGACAAGATCGTCGGCGTCGACCTCAACCCGGGCAAGAAGGCCCTGGCCGAGAAGTTCGGCATGACCCACTTCGTCAATCCGAAGGACATCGACGGCGACGTCGTGGCGCACCTGGTCGAGCTGACCGGCGGCGGCGCGGACTACAGCTTCGAGTGCATCGGCAACGTCACCACCATGCGCCAGGCGCTGGAGTGCTGCCACAAGGGCTGGGGCGTCTCGGTCATCATCGGCGTCGCCGGCGCCGGTCAGGAGATCGCCACCCGACCCTTCCAGCTGGTCACCGGCCGGGTCTGGAAGGGCACCGCCTTCGGCGGCGCCCGCGGCCGGACCGACGTCCCGCAGATCGTCGACTGGTACATGGAGGGCAAGGTCAACATCGACGACCTGATCACCCACACCATGCCGCTGGAGGAGATCAATTCCGCCTTCGATCTGATGCACGAGGGCGTGTCGATCCGCAGCGTCGTCATCTACTAA
- a CDS encoding aldolase encodes MSDALYRAKSDLAAALQLAAHFGLQEGICNHFSYAVPGEPGRFLLNPHGVHWSLLRASDLLVVDDRGQVLEGEGQIESTAFCIHSRIHARHPQAACVLHTHMPYATALTVLEGGRLEPVHQNSLRFYNDVAYDRDYNGLAESLEEGDRLAEALADKRILFMANHGVIVVGPDVARAFDDLYYLERACQVQVLAMSTGRPLKRIGDNMAATAFGVWKGGDGSYARGHFEALKAVLADKGSRYAE; translated from the coding sequence ATGAGCGACGCCTTGTATCGGGCCAAGTCGGATCTCGCGGCGGCTCTGCAGCTGGCCGCGCACTTCGGCCTGCAGGAAGGCATCTGCAACCACTTCAGCTATGCCGTGCCCGGCGAGCCGGGCCGCTTCCTGCTCAACCCGCATGGCGTTCACTGGTCGCTGCTCCGCGCCAGCGACCTGCTGGTGGTCGACGACCGGGGGCAGGTGCTGGAGGGCGAGGGTCAGATCGAGAGCACCGCCTTTTGCATCCATTCGCGGATCCACGCCCGCCATCCCCAGGCCGCCTGCGTCCTGCACACGCACATGCCCTATGCCACCGCCCTGACGGTGCTGGAGGGCGGCCGCTTGGAGCCGGTGCACCAGAACTCCTTGCGCTTCTATAACGACGTCGCCTACGACCGGGACTACAACGGCCTGGCTGAGAGCTTGGAGGAGGGCGACCGGCTGGCCGAGGCCCTGGCCGACAAGCGCATCCTCTTCATGGCCAACCACGGAGTTATCGTCGTCGGACCCGACGTGGCCCGGGCCTTCGACGATCTCTACTACCTGGAGCGCGCCTGCCAGGTCCAGGTCCTGGCCATGTCGACCGGCCGGCCGCTGAAGCGCATCGGCGACAACATGGCGGCGACCGCCTTCGGTGTCTGGAAGGGTGGCGACGGCAGCTACGCCCGCGGCCACTTCGAGGCGCTCAAGGCCGTGCTCGCCGACAAGGGCTCGCGCTACGCGGAGTGA
- a CDS encoding alpha-L-glutamate ligase has product MAKIHVLHENAAWLGPLRAAFEELGLPYEEWFLDQGLVPFDEAPPEGVFYNRMSASSHTRGHRFAPELTHATLNWLETHGRRVVNSSRALYLEVSKIAQYAALNRAGIRTPRSVAAVGRAQLLQAARDFGEAPFIVKPNRGGKGLGVHLFHDAEELAARLDAAPEEAPIDGIWLVQSYIRAPAPVITRCEFVGGRFLYAVEVDTREGFELCPSDVCAVEGAGRAPVFRVLEGFDDPITHRYARFLADNGIEISGIEFIRDVSGEIFTYDVNTNTNYNPEAEAAAGGPYGMKAIASFLGEELGRLRAPATGIAAE; this is encoded by the coding sequence ATGGCCAAGATCCATGTCCTGCACGAGAACGCCGCCTGGCTCGGCCCGCTGCGCGCCGCCTTCGAGGAGCTCGGCCTGCCCTACGAGGAATGGTTCCTGGACCAGGGCCTGGTTCCTTTCGACGAGGCCCCGCCCGAGGGCGTGTTCTACAACCGGATGAGCGCTTCCTCCCACACCCGCGGCCATCGTTTTGCGCCGGAGCTGACCCATGCCACCCTCAACTGGCTCGAGACCCACGGCCGCCGGGTCGTCAACTCCAGCCGGGCGCTCTACCTCGAGGTCAGCAAGATCGCGCAGTACGCCGCGCTTAACCGGGCCGGGATCCGGACCCCGCGCAGCGTGGCGGCGGTTGGCCGCGCGCAGCTGCTTCAGGCCGCCCGCGATTTCGGTGAAGCGCCCTTCATCGTCAAGCCGAACCGCGGCGGCAAGGGGCTCGGGGTCCACCTCTTCCACGACGCCGAAGAGCTCGCCGCCCGGCTCGACGCGGCGCCCGAAGAGGCCCCGATCGACGGCATCTGGCTGGTCCAGTCCTACATCCGCGCGCCCGCGCCGGTCATCACGCGCTGCGAGTTCGTCGGCGGCCGCTTTCTCTATGCGGTCGAGGTCGACACCCGGGAGGGCTTCGAGCTCTGCCCGTCCGACGTCTGCGCCGTCGAGGGCGCAGGCAGGGCCCCGGTGTTCCGGGTCCTGGAGGGCTTCGACGATCCGATCACACACCGCTACGCCCGCTTCCTCGCCGACAACGGGATCGAGATCTCAGGAATCGAATTTATTAGAGATGTTTCAGGCGAGATCTTCACCTACGATGTGAACACTAATACGAACTACAATCCGGAGGCCGAGGCGGCCGCCGGAGGACCCTATGGGATGAAGGCTATCGCCAGCTTCCTCGGTGAGGAACTCGGCCGGCTGCGCGCGCCGGCGACGGGCATCGCCGCGGAGTAG